In a genomic window of bacterium:
- a CDS encoding TIGR00282 family metallophosphoesterase has translation MKILFVGDIVSGAGLRTLKAVLPELKKRLSPDFVVANGENASRGFGITPQNVKAIIASGVDVITGGNHSFDRREIVDLLEDSERVLRPANLSPGVPGKGFCLREAAGVKVGVINLVGRIFMAPSEHPFVAADKAIESLKSAGAQTIIVDFHAEATSEKAALAYYLDGRVSAVLGTHTHVPTADARILPGKTGFISDAGMTGDRESVIGIERNASIRRFLTGMPGASPSAEGRGTLMGVFLEVSEGKCVSIRRVEEIEP, from the coding sequence ATGAAAATCCTCTTCGTCGGCGACATCGTCTCCGGGGCGGGGCTCAGGACTCTTAAAGCGGTCCTCCCCGAGCTTAAAAAGCGCCTCAGCCCGGATTTCGTAGTCGCCAACGGAGAGAACGCTTCAAGGGGTTTCGGAATAACCCCCCAGAATGTGAAGGCGATAATCGCCTCCGGGGTGGACGTTATCACCGGCGGAAACCACAGCTTCGACCGCAGGGAGATTGTCGATCTTCTGGAGGATTCGGAGAGGGTCCTTCGGCCCGCCAACCTTTCGCCGGGAGTGCCGGGGAAGGGGTTTTGCCTCCGCGAGGCAGCGGGGGTCAAAGTAGGGGTGATTAACCTCGTCGGGAGAATATTCATGGCTCCCTCCGAGCACCCCTTCGTCGCGGCCGACAAAGCCATCGAGAGCCTCAAAAGCGCCGGAGCGCAGACGATTATCGTGGATTTCCACGCCGAGGCTACCAGCGAGAAGGCCGCGCTGGCTTATTACCTTGACGGAAGGGTTTCGGCGGTGCTGGGAACCCACACCCACGTCCCCACCGCCGACGCGAGGATACTTCCCGGCAAGACAGGCTTCATCTCCGACGCGGGGATGACCGGCGACCGGGAATCGGTCATAGGAATCGAGAGAAACGCCAGCATCAGGCGTTTTCTGACCGGGATGCCGGGCGCTTCCCCGAGCGCCGAGGGGAGAGGGACGCTCATGGGCGTTTTCCTTGAGGTGTCCGAGGGCAAGTGCGTTTCAATCAGAAGGGTCGAAGAGATAGAGCCCTGA
- the rny gene encoding ribonuclease Y, producing the protein MEITTIAVIVLAIIAAVLVWIIIQSKGKTPQSQAGEAGELITEARKQAEIIRKEADLKAKEELLAQRTRFEKETEDKKTEVLNQEKRIQQKEENLIRKEDNLDKRDERLNELEKRLSQRQGELDKKQSKIGEMEKEILQTLERVAGLTAEEAKEELKANLLSEARHEAARSIREIDEEAKKMADKKAKEYICLAIQRYAGEYVHEKTVSSVQLPNEEMKGRIIGREGRNIRALEAATGIDLIVDDTPETVLLSGYNPVRREVARIALERLIADGRIHPARIEEVVEKAEKDIEKEIQEAGEQATFDVGVHGIASELVTLLGRLKFRSSFAQNVLEHSIEVAFLCGIMAAELGLNVKLAKRAGLLHDIGKAVDHEVEGSHAVIGAELARKNREPKAVITAIASHHDDTPATSVLDVLVQAADALSAARPGARREMLETYVRRLEDLEKIANSFDVVAKSFAIQAGRELRIMVMSDKVDDDGAFLLAKDIARKVEQELSYPGQIKITVIRETRAVDFAK; encoded by the coding sequence TTGGAAATCACCACAATTGCCGTCATCGTTCTGGCGATTATCGCGGCTGTCCTTGTCTGGATTATCATCCAGTCTAAGGGGAAAACTCCTCAGAGTCAGGCCGGGGAGGCCGGCGAGCTTATAACCGAAGCCCGCAAGCAGGCCGAGATTATACGCAAGGAGGCCGATCTAAAGGCCAAGGAAGAACTTCTCGCCCAGAGAACCCGTTTTGAAAAGGAAACGGAGGACAAGAAGACCGAGGTCCTGAATCAGGAAAAAAGGATTCAGCAAAAAGAGGAAAATCTTATCCGCAAGGAAGATAACCTCGACAAGCGCGACGAAAGACTCAACGAGCTTGAAAAGCGCCTGAGCCAGCGTCAGGGCGAGCTGGACAAGAAGCAGAGCAAGATCGGCGAGATGGAAAAAGAGATATTGCAGACCCTGGAGAGGGTTGCAGGGCTTACCGCCGAGGAAGCCAAGGAAGAACTGAAGGCCAACCTCCTGAGCGAGGCGCGCCACGAGGCCGCCAGGTCCATCAGGGAAATAGACGAAGAAGCCAAGAAAATGGCCGACAAGAAGGCCAAGGAATACATCTGTCTCGCGATTCAGCGCTACGCCGGAGAGTACGTCCATGAAAAGACCGTCTCCTCCGTGCAGCTGCCGAACGAAGAGATGAAGGGCAGGATCATCGGCAGAGAGGGCAGAAACATCCGCGCCCTCGAAGCAGCCACCGGCATAGACCTCATAGTGGACGACACCCCCGAGACTGTTCTTCTCTCCGGCTATAACCCCGTCCGCAGGGAGGTGGCCCGCATAGCGCTCGAAAGGCTTATCGCCGACGGCAGAATCCACCCCGCCCGCATCGAGGAGGTTGTCGAAAAGGCGGAGAAGGACATCGAAAAGGAGATTCAGGAGGCCGGTGAGCAGGCGACCTTCGACGTAGGCGTCCACGGAATAGCCTCCGAACTCGTCACCCTCCTCGGAAGGCTCAAATTCCGCAGTTCCTTCGCCCAGAACGTTCTCGAACACTCCATAGAGGTCGCTTTTTTGTGCGGCATCATGGCCGCCGAACTCGGCCTGAACGTAAAGCTCGCCAAGAGGGCGGGGCTGCTTCACGACATCGGCAAGGCGGTAGACCACGAGGTGGAGGGCTCCCACGCCGTCATCGGCGCGGAACTCGCCCGCAAGAACCGCGAGCCCAAGGCCGTCATTACCGCCATCGCCAGCCACCACGACGACACCCCGGCGACCTCGGTCCTCGACGTTCTCGTGCAGGCGGCTGACGCCCTTAGCGCCGCGAGGCCCGGAGCGCGCCGCGAGATGCTCGAAACCTACGTAAGACGCCTTGAAGACCTCGAAAAGATAGCCAACAGCTTCGACGTGGTAGCCAAGTCCTTCGCGATACAGGCCGGGCGCGAGCTTCGCATCATGGTCATGAGCGACAAGGTGGACGACGACGGCGCCTTCCTCCTCGCCAAGGACATAGCGAGAAAGGTCGAGCAGGAACTGAGCTATCCCGGCCAGATAAAGATTACCGTCATACGCGAGACCCGCGCGGTGGACTTCGCGAAATAA